In the Flavobacterium sp. 90 genome, ATTCATATTCTCCAAGCATCGCTTTAGGATAATTTACATTTCCAATTTCAGCCATTTTTCCTAATTCGTCGTAAGCATTTCTCTTTAGAATAATATTTTCGATTACTTTAAAGTCGCTCATTCTAACCGGAATCTGAACTCCCATAACTTTAGACATCATGTCGTATTTGTTTTGAAGATAATCAGCATAACCAGTTTGAAGAACGGCAATTTTATCATTGTATTCCGCAGAATTTATAGGTCGGTAAACTTCAAAAATCTGATATAATGCGCTCGGAATTGAATGTAACACTTCTGTGTAATGAGTTGTTCCTTTAAATAATTCGTATTTATAGTTTACTAACGGATTATTTGCGATTTTAATATTACTGTCTAGTTTTTCTATTGGTTCTTTAATTTTTTTGATGTCGCCATCAGCAGCAGAAAGGTAATAGAAGAATGGTTTTGTTACTTTGGCAAATTTCTCCGGAATACGAACTTCCATTTTTGGAGCAAGTTCCGGGCTTAAACAAATATAGGCGTTAAAAAGCGGTTCTTCTTTATATAAATAAAAATTGATAAAACTTGCTGTAATATCATGGCCTGCAATAACTCTGAATGGAGATGTGCGGTATTTTTTTTCGATATAAGGAACTAATTCTGCTCCGATAAATTCAAAAAATTTAGCTCCTTTTTCAAATGGTAATCCTGTATTTTGATCAATTGTTGAGTCGTCTTCACGTTCTCCATCTTTATTTTGGTGAACACCTATGATAATCATCTCCGGTAAATCGTCCCAATAGGT is a window encoding:
- a CDS encoding alpha/beta hydrolase-fold protein; translation: MKKVYLLILFISISVFSQKTFDNIQSEKLGEERRITIGLPASYESNPDKKYPVLYLLDGDYLFDPFSGALSYGTYWDDLPEMIIIGVHQNKDGEREDDSTIDQNTGLPFEKGAKFFEFIGAELVPYIEKKYRTSPFRVIAGHDITASFINFYLYKEEPLFNAYICLSPELAPKMEVRIPEKFAKVTKPFFYYLSAADGDIKKIKEPIEKLDSNIKIANNPLVNYKYELFKGTTHYTEVLHSIPSALYQIFEVYRPINSAEYNDKIAVLQTGYADYLQNKYDMMSKVMGVQIPVRMSDFKVIENIILKRNAYDELGKMAEIGNVNYPKAMLGEYELGLMYEKMGDPKHASKKYQNASQMEAIGDLNKDLMYEKIDEMNTLAKKTK